The region GGTTGTTTTGTCTTCCTCTACTGAGGCTGGTGATGATGAAGCAAACAACACCAAGAAATCAGATAAGCAAGCTAAAGGTACAGGGGAAGATGGAGGAGAAAGTTCAAAGAAATTGTAAGTTCAATTAATAAACCATAATATGCATTTTTTTGCTAGTGAAGTAAGTATTTTTTGTTTGTTAATAACAAACTCACACACCCAACTTGTATCTGAGAAAATTCGAATTCTCGACATCCAGTAAAGAGAACGAGGGAGATACCGCTACATCAAGAGGGGTTTGTTACTGATACAGTATGTTAATCAAGctaatgtgtgtgtgtgtaaaaTACAGGAGCAAACCTAAGAAGAAAAATGAGAAAAAGGAAAAAGAGCCAAGATTTGCTTTCATGACAAAGAGTGAGATTGATCATCTTGAAGATGGATATAGATGGAGAAAATATGGACAGAAGGCTGTCAAGAATAGTCCTTATCCAAGGTTTAAGTTCTTAGATGCATCAAAAAGCTTAGGTTTTAATTAACAATCAGTTTAATTCATGATTAGATCTTGATCGGCTGCATGTAATTGCTAGATTATAGACTCTAACATCTTTGATTCTTTGACTTCAAATCTTGAATTTATATATGTTTGATTAGTAAAAGGAGAATTCAACTTATTTGCTTATTTTGAGTTACAATCCAAAAACTTTTTTGTTACAATTTGAATAGACCTTGAAAAGGAGGAATCTAGGAGTTATGTTCACACtacattagggttttgttagcTGTGAAGTACGTAATACTTCCAATATTCAAAAATTTATTCCTCACTCACATAATTCATgttcacatatatatatatatttcttccCATGCAATTAGTTTGGTTTCAGACCTGATGATGTTATGGATCATCAGATACAcatgcatacatatatatattgtACGGATCATGCACACCAAACCCCATCATGTTATCattcaaattataaaaagaacAACAGTAGATCACACTAGGAAAACAGTCAAACAGACATcacccatttaacatcggttgaGTTAACCGATGTTAAAGAGTTTTTGAACATCACTATCTACGAAACTGTGATCACAGTTTCGATTTTCCCCATCGTTCGTTATTTTTAGTTGTCATGTGACTAATTCAGATGAAAAAAACAAATCACATGAGGTAACAGTAGTACAGATAATCATTAACAATACAATAAATTACTAGGGAACTACTAATGTTTATTTTTTGGTGACACAAATACGTTTATAGTTTGTACTATTCTTCTAACGAACGTCTATTTAGTAAGATATTGATAGTGTTTATCTCGGTCcaactaatttgatttaattttgTCACTGACAGAAGCTACTACCGGTGCACAACTCAAAAATGCACGGTGAAGAAGCGCGTAGAGAGATCATTTCAAGATCCATCAACTGTGATCACAACTTATGAAGGAACACACAACCATCACTTACCCTCCACTCTCCGAGGAAGCGTTGCCGGAATGTTCCCTCATTCTATGCTAAATCCAGGGCACATTTCCGGGATGGGGTTTCCTAATCAAGATTTTTTAGTTCAAATGCCTCAAATGAATCATATTTACAACTACGGCAGTGGTACTAGCAATGTACCTACCTCTTCTTTATATCAAAatcagcagcagcagcaacagaATACGCTAAACCAGTATCAGCAGCTCCAACTATCTGATTATGGCCTTCTACAAGACATTATTCCGTCGATAAACAAGAACGTCCATGAATGAGAAGATGATCTATTAATCCCTGTGAAGTTCTAACTTTGATTGACCAAAGGGTTTTTCGACTCTATAAGTAGGTATCTTATAATGTACCTCTCCTTTTGGTCATGTATTACCTATGTATTTAATTAGTACTCCTACATATATATGTATCTAGTTTCTTGCTTGCGTAATTATTCTATAAAACATTTAATCCTCTTCTTGTTGTGTATAGTTTATGCTAATCAAGCTGTGAATGTTGTTAAAATGAAGGTCTTAAGCATGAACCATATCTCTAACCTAGCTTTCAGTGTCTTCTGCAGGAGAGTACTCGCTTTACGATGTTAGTTAAGAGTATTTTAATGCAAACGTTGGGAATACTAAACATGTCTATTATCTATATCCGTTTATTGCCTACATATTTTTCACTTAATACTTAATAAATATGTGATGATATTTTTTTCCCAATATCCAAGAAAAAGATCAGAAATTCAGGGTTTgcattttaaataaaaatatataatgtttatatttaaaatccAAGTACGGCAGAATGGCTTGAGTACTATTTGCCCCTTAAAATGTATGATAATCATTAAATTCTTAATACTATTCATTACTTTTTTCGTTCTAATTTAACTATTTTGTTTGACTTTTTATGATAATTAACTGAAAATTTTCATATAATATATGAtcgaaaataattataaaaattatgtcATTGGCCCATTAGAAAGTACCTGTGATTATActtatgtattttttttaaataatgaaAGATTCGTATTTTAATTTACGGTCAAAATTGAACTTATTTGGATCGTAAAAGGTTAAATAAGACAGATAAAATGATATATATGGAGTATTTGTGATGCATAAAGGAAAGAAGTTGATACTGTAGACACGGATTAGCTTAGCTAGCTGCAGCTTGATCAATTGTTTCAGGAAAATTAAGAGTTCTAATTAACTTACTTGTTAAAGATAATTATACATCAATCATACAAGACGCTCATAAAGAAAAATTAAAAGACGTTTCGATGTACGGTAACGAGAATGACAATAAGACTAAATTTTCCAATCTACACAAATAAGTTTTTAATCAAAATATGTTATCGTGATTGTAAAAATTATGATTTCCGCTAATCAAATTCATTAATCATAAATCAAAATACCACCGTATACCATCACAATCTTTTAACAGTGGACGAGACTTGTGGTATTTTTTATTATGTCcacaaaaaaatttaaaaactgCATAAAGCATCTCACATGGGGGAGGAGtgtatgtatataatataaaaattgaaatgGACTCATGTCCGGTTGTAAATTAATAAAAATGAACATAGAATAAACGGCTTGTTGACTTAGAGCAGCGGATCAGCCGGAGATtgacaaaataaaataaaaagtcaGAGAACAATTTATGAGTCAACTGTGCCTCGTTTCAACCGCTTTCTCAATTGACCAATACGTTGGATACAAAGATTTTTTTTATTAAGAGGATAAACTTGGATAGTGCATGATCATTTTGATATATAATTTAGCTATTCTATTTACGACTTTATGGTGTGTTCCCGAATCTagaatagaaaagaaaataataaaaaagaacTAATTTTACTTTCTCTTCTGATCTTTCCAAAAGTGGGAAAAAGATTTTGAAGACAAAAATTGAGAAAATTTCTTCCCAAATCTGCAgttttattttcctttctttcaTAAAAGTTGGTCAGGAACAAGCTGAAGAAATATATTCTCtacatttcttttcttttctctccaAAAAAAAGTTTTTGGAACACAGTGATACTGTTACACTGGAGCGTTGCAAAAACTTATTTGCTTGCTATAACAATTTTCGTGGCAGAATGTCTTTAAAGTATCATATTTAGGCTTAATTACAAGTTGCACCTTAAAGTATAGTCATGTGTGCACATCAATTCTTAAACCAAAAAAACATATACATCAATCCTTCATATATGAAATGTGCATATTTCCGTTCTCGCCTCTTCAAAAACTCATAAATAATTGACCATGTACATAAAAATGAGGGTAATACTGGGATTAATATCATATATAACGAATATCACCATAATCTCTTCCTCGCTGATGGTTGTTAGTCCATAAAATTGCTAGCACTACAATTTTTCACACCAGCAGCTAGGAATTATCTTCGATGTGCTGATATATAAACTTTGTATACCATATACAACCCTATATCTGTAATTCTATATATATAATAAGGGTTGAAGTGTTTGACAGATTATGATGAAACAACTTTAATGAAGATGGTGTGTCTCATGCAAGCAAGGAAGAATGAACTGTTGACTGCTGCTTGGCTGCTGCTGGATGAAGCcaagtttattttatttttcatgcACTTAATTTGCTTAAATAAAGTAGCAGCAGTATTTCATATATTTCTGTATTAAGGCTTGTAAGCTGGCACTTTGTCTTTTGTCTTATTAGCATGATGAGGATTAACATGTGTTCTATTATTGAGGGCACCTGTGTATTTTCAATCTTTAGTTTGTTAGGATCAGTCTGATAAGGACATTATAGTGACAGTATGGACTATATGCGAGATTGGCAGAATTTGAATCAATAGCCTAGTTCCTCATATCTTCTCTCTATTTTCTACACATCTTTCATATGCTCTTATCAATTTATttatatggtatcagagccgtATATGATACCTTGAGAGTATAATCAAGTAAAAAGAGAGACACCAGTCGACCCCTTTTCACCATTTCCCTTGCTAAACATGGCGGAAATATCTTAATCTGATTCACATCACTCCATAAACACTTCACCCGTGCAATGTCTCATACTTCAAAAATCTTCCAGAACAGGGAAACCACCTAGCTGGTTAGAAGATTATGTTCATCCTCTTTCTAACACAACTGTTAGTGCATCTGCAGTTGTTTGTCAGCCTATCACAAGTTCGTTTAATTATTTCTTGGCTAACATTGTTCATGACATGGATCCTGTTCACTTTAAACAAACTATTGCTCAATCTCATTGGATTGATGCTATAAACGTGAAACTTGATGCACTTGAAGCAAACCAAACATGGGAGATTACTGAGCTTCCCAAGAACAGAACAACAATTGGAAGCAAATGGATATATAAGACCAAGTACAACACAGATGAGAGTGTGGATAAATTCAAATCTCGATTGGTGATCTCTGGAAACAAGCAGACCTATGGCATTGACTACTTGGAGACCTTCGCTCTAGTTGCTAAGATGTCAACAGTACGAGCAGTCCTTGCCGTAGCTGTTATGCATGGCTGAAATGATATTCACATGGATGTTTCGAATGCTTTCCTACATAGAACTCTCAATGAAACTATGTATATACGTTTTCCACAAGGTTATACTAGATATGGCAGCAGGATTTCACATATATTGGAGGAGGTCGTGTCTAAAATGGAGACTACTTTGGTGTGCAAACTCTTGAAAGCTTTGTATGGACTGCGTCAGGCACCGTGTGAATGGTTTGATAAATTTTCTGCAACTCTCTTGTCTACTGGGTTTGTGCATTCTAAGGCTGACTATAGCCTCTTTACTAAGGTAACTACTGCATCAGTTACTCTGGTTCTAATATACGTTGATAACCTGTTAATTACTGGGAATTGTGAAGCATCTATTGAAAGTTTGAAGTCTGTGCGGTCCAGTACTTTTCACATGAAAGATTTGGGTCATGTCACCTATTTCTTAGGTCTTGAAATTGACAAGACACAAGATGGTTTCTTTATTTCACAAAAGAAATATGTTTTAGACCTCTTGGCTGAATTTGGTATGCTCTCTGCTACGCCTCTGAAACTACCTATGAATTCTCATTCTAAACTCACGCCGGATAAAGGGATTCCTCTCACAAATCCTCATCCTTACCAAAAACTGTTGGGTAAGCTAATCTATCTCACTCTCATTCGTCCTGACCTTTCTTTTCCAGTGCACAAACTTGCTCAATTTATGCAGTGCCCAACCAATGTTCATATGCAAGCAGCCAAACGTATCCAACGATATCTTCTATTTAGTCCTGGACAAGGCATTCTTCTTGCATACTGTGATAGCGATTGGGCGAGCTAACCAACAACCCGGAAATCTACTACGGGCTACTACATTTTACTTGGGTCTTCACATATTTCCTGAAAGACGAAGAAGCAGTCGGTTGTTGCTTGTTCCACTGCTGAGGTATAATATCGTGCGATGGCACTTGTTGTGAAGTCACTTGGTTACACTCACTTCTTAAAGATATAGGGCTGGTCAATCTACCTCATACTATTATTAAGAGTGATAACCAAGCAACATTATCTATAGCTGCTAACCCCGTGCTCCATGAACGAACAAAGCACATCGAATTGGACTGCCTTTATATCAGGGACAAAATTCAGGAAGGATCAGTCATTACTAGTCATGTTCCATCTCATCTTCAACTTGCAGATATCCTCACTAAGCCGTTGATAGTGAAGCAGCATAATTATCGTTTGCACAAGATTGGAGCCTCGGTAAAACCTCCTATCCACTTGAGGGGAAATAATGAAGATGGTGTGTCTCATGCAAGTAAGGAAGAATGAATTGTTGACTGCTGTTTAGCTGCTGTTGGATGAAGCCAAGTTTATTTTGTTATTCATGCACTTAGTTTGCTTAAATAAAGTAGCAACAATAtttcatatatttatttattaaggcTTGGAAGCTGACACTTTGTCTTTTGTCTTATTTAGCATGTTGAGGATTAGCAGGTGTTCTATTATTGAGGGCACTTGTGTATTTTCAATCTTTAGTTTGTTAGGATCAGTCTGATAAGAAGGACATTGTTGTGACAATGTGGACCATATGTGAGATTGACAGAATTTGAATCAATAGCCTAGTTCCTTATATCCTCTATCTCTCTTTTCTACACAGCTTTCATATGCTCCTTATCAATTTGTTTATAAACTTTAGAAAAAAAAGATAAGTTTAATTTCCGCTTATAGTGTCCTCACATGTATATGCATAGCCAACATTCATGATTTTTTTAAGAGTAAAGGGCGATAACATACACATTTCATACATGAAGTGTTAGATTGTATGCTgttttttttttcaagaatttatATATACACATGATCATACATTGagatttaattataattaaacctCATATTCATAAAGTGTTTGAAGTGTAGTCCGATTTCATTTTATCAATTTTTGATGTATTGATtgtataaatgaaaaataaacgAAAAGTTTGTTATGAAAAAATGATTGTATTGTAGAAATTAACAAATCATGTAAGTTTTTGTAGGCGGAAGAAGAGCTGCTGAATTAGAAAGTCTTCCAAGTCCAAGAAGTATTTTTAATTAAGATCTGGCCTTGATTTTTTATTTCAATTGTGCAAATTATGAAAGACAAACCAAAAGTTAATTTGTACTTAGTTTATGGCGTATATTCCCTCTGTCTTATAATAttgttaataataataataatataaatataaacaaTATTAATAATTCAACGAGTGCTTCCGATCCCGATTCCTGACAACTGTTTTTCAGTGACGGTTTTCGCAATAAACAGTTTCCAGCCGTTGGACAGACCCACCtctatttaaaaaaaattatcccCAAACTACGATAAAATAGCGCAGTATATGAAATTTACAAACATTATCTACACAGATAAATACATACGAATTAAAGGAGGCGATGTGTTCTTAACTTGAAAATCTCAAGAGAAATCGAACTGAGAGAGCTTCTTTTCGACAATTTGGAGGTTGAATAGGTGACGTTGCCAAGCCATATTTTCGCCATTTTCTGGCCACCGTGCTTCGTTTTATCGATTTGGGTGTTGAAGTAAAAGGTAGGCTAATATCGCAGTACGGAAGAGGGACGAAATTATAATTTGCACGTACTGAATTATTTCACAGTATGAGtgttttttttttataaattagaGTTGTTGAATGAATTATCCAATAATTAAGAAACTTTTTGTTACAAAAACCGTTCATGAAAAATTA is a window of Apium graveolens cultivar Ventura chromosome 11, ASM990537v1, whole genome shotgun sequence DNA encoding:
- the LOC141697743 gene encoding WRKY transcription factor 71-like isoform X2, which encodes MSDNQPRDHVYYHDPFHDQQRFFTTNSSPIAPDPSSYMSFTDCLQGSTDYGSLVSAFGLSSPSFHEPFSTGKEDQKPKMESGEAPVTPNSSVVLSSSTEAGDDEANNTKKSDKQAKGTGEDGGESSKKLSYYRCTTQKCTVKKRVERSFQDPSTVITTYEGTHNHHLPSTLRGSVAGMFPHSMLNPGHISGMGFPNQDFLVQMPQMNHIYNYGSGTSNVPTSSLYQNQQQQQQNTLNQYQQLQLSDYGLLQDIIPSINKNVHE
- the LOC141697743 gene encoding WRKY transcription factor 71-like isoform X1; the protein is MSDNQPRDHVYYHDPFHDQQRFFTTNSSPIAPDPSSYMSFTDCLQGSTDYGSLVSAFGLSSPSFHEPFSTGKEDQKPKMESGEAPVTPNSSVVLSSSTEAGDDEANNTKKSDKQAKGTGEDGGESSKKLSKPKKKNEKKEKEPRFAFMTKSEIDHLEDGYRWRKYGQKAVKNSPYPRSYYRCTTQKCTVKKRVERSFQDPSTVITTYEGTHNHHLPSTLRGSVAGMFPHSMLNPGHISGMGFPNQDFLVQMPQMNHIYNYGSGTSNVPTSSLYQNQQQQQQNTLNQYQQLQLSDYGLLQDIIPSINKNVHE